A genomic stretch from Vibrio algarum includes:
- a CDS encoding TAXI family TRAP transporter solute-binding subunit has translation MSRLKTLLTATTTTVLFGAAFAASAADQFVTIGTGGVTGVYYPTGGAICRLVNKSKKEHGIRCSVESTGGSIYNVNTIRAGELDLGIAQSDWQYHAYNGTSKFADAGPFKELRAVFSIHPEPFTVVARADAGINSFEDLKGKRVNIGNPGSGQRGTMEVLMERYGWTADDFKLASELKASEQSKALCDNKIDAMVYVVGHPSGAIKEATTSCDSTIVSVNGEKVDALLADNSFYRTATVPGGMYKGNDADVMTFGVGATFVSSTSVPDEVVYAIVKSVFENFDTFKKLHPAFANLKKEEMIKDGLSAPLHPGAVKYYKEAGLL, from the coding sequence ATGTCTCGATTAAAGACCCTATTAACAGCTACAACTACAACAGTGCTTTTTGGTGCTGCATTTGCTGCTAGCGCTGCAGATCAATTCGTTACAATTGGTACTGGTGGCGTAACTGGGGTGTACTACCCAACCGGTGGTGCAATTTGTCGCCTCGTAAATAAATCTAAGAAAGAACACGGTATTCGTTGTTCTGTAGAAAGTACTGGCGGCTCAATCTATAACGTTAATACTATCCGAGCTGGTGAGCTTGACCTTGGTATTGCTCAATCTGACTGGCAGTATCACGCTTACAACGGTACAAGCAAGTTTGCAGACGCGGGTCCATTCAAAGAACTTCGCGCAGTATTCTCTATCCACCCTGAACCGTTCACTGTTGTCGCTCGTGCTGATGCAGGAATCAATTCTTTTGAAGACCTAAAAGGCAAACGAGTTAACATCGGTAACCCAGGTTCAGGTCAACGCGGTACAATGGAAGTACTGATGGAAAGATACGGCTGGACAGCAGACGACTTTAAATTGGCTTCTGAGCTAAAAGCTTCTGAGCAATCTAAAGCACTTTGTGACAATAAAATTGATGCAATGGTATACGTTGTAGGTCATCCAAGTGGTGCAATCAAAGAAGCGACAACTTCTTGTGACAGCACAATCGTTTCTGTAAATGGCGAAAAAGTTGATGCGCTTCTAGCGGATAACAGCTTCTATCGTACTGCAACTGTACCAGGTGGCATGTATAAAGGTAACGATGCTGATGTTATGACATTTGGTGTTGGTGCAACGTTTGTTTCTTCAACATCTGTTCCTGATGAAGTTGTTTACGCAATAGTGAAATCTGTATTCGAAAACTTCGATACATTTAAGAAACTTCACCCAGCGTTCGCAAACCTGAAAAAAGAAGAAATGATCAAAGACGGTCTTTCTGCACCTCTTCACCCTGGCGCAGTAAAATACTATAAAGAAGCCGGTCTTCTTTAA
- a CDS encoding C45 family autoproteolytic acyltransferase/hydolase, which translates to MRIITFEGKPYQLGYVLGKQAKTVFSRYIISSHHFTKLLPWRESDWLNSIDKQIQQHFPRIYNELQGLADGCEQDYKDILLWNCRGDLLPTGPEGCTSIAVRKTDRSIIAHNEDGDPNLRGHCFLLDARLDNDIRIFSFAYPGSIPGHTICANSHGLVYTVNNIRLSEQGSGLPRMVVSRALLETTNSSEFVDLLKKHQRSGGFHYTVADTQTQQPLSVEAPFQSVSVNKANPISVHANHLVHTELENIKQNITESSQCRQNRMEVLTQQLSGSIDEKKCFEILQDIEADALPIFRTEPDDPDEENTLATGVFTLSDNSVEIQIYSMEDFNNPLQQTLSLAVI; encoded by the coding sequence ATGCGAATTATCACCTTTGAAGGAAAGCCTTATCAGCTCGGCTATGTACTAGGAAAGCAAGCTAAAACAGTTTTTTCTCGCTATATCATCAGCAGCCACCACTTTACCAAGCTGCTTCCGTGGCGAGAAAGTGATTGGTTAAACTCTATCGACAAACAAATTCAACAACACTTTCCAAGAATATATAATGAGTTACAAGGGTTAGCAGATGGATGTGAACAAGATTATAAAGATATTTTGCTCTGGAACTGTCGAGGTGATTTACTCCCAACAGGCCCCGAAGGTTGCACGTCGATAGCGGTGCGAAAAACCGATAGATCTATTATTGCCCACAATGAAGATGGCGATCCAAATCTGCGCGGCCACTGTTTTTTGTTGGACGCTAGGCTAGACAACGATATACGTATATTTTCTTTCGCTTATCCTGGGTCGATTCCTGGCCATACTATATGCGCAAATAGCCATGGTTTAGTCTATACGGTAAATAATATTCGCTTGTCTGAACAGGGTAGCGGCTTACCTAGGATGGTGGTCTCTCGAGCGTTACTCGAAACAACAAACAGCTCTGAATTTGTTGATTTACTTAAAAAGCACCAGCGTTCCGGTGGATTCCATTACACGGTTGCTGATACGCAAACTCAACAACCATTAAGTGTTGAAGCTCCTTTTCAATCGGTATCTGTGAACAAAGCCAATCCTATATCTGTTCATGCCAATCATTTAGTTCATACCGAACTCGAAAATATTAAACAAAACATTACTGAATCGTCACAGTGTAGACAGAACAGAATGGAAGTATTAACTCAACAACTTTCTGGTTCAATTGATGAAAAGAAATGCTTTGAAATACTGCAAGACATAGAAGCAGACGCTCTACCTATTTTCAGAACCGAACCCGATGACCCAGACGAAGAAAACACCCTTGCTACGGGTGTTTTCACTTTGAGCGATAATAGCGTTGAAATACAAATCTATAGTATGGAAGATTTCAACAACCCATTACAGCAAACCTTAAGCTTGGCTGTAATCTGA
- a CDS encoding LysR substrate-binding domain-containing protein: MLKASELPSIKALRTFIAVANNMSFSKAAIELSVTQGAVSKQISSLEQQLGQPLFQRHMNGIELSNAGKRYLPLVAEALEIIQHATASLIQTDQVEEVLTINVTPSFASLWLIPKIESFNQQNENIRLRIKTGDGLIKKMDADTEMMIRCLPISKHYENATLLQKENLVLVASPKLLSDEGIHSIEDMQRLTLLPHVTRPHLWEQFKRQQNLSFSVKYHNVAFEHFYMSLEAVRESVGVALLPDFMVRSLIEKGQLVNPFGFSMQTSYGYYVHVPSYKLSSRKIYAFNQWLKVNLGI, encoded by the coding sequence ATGCTAAAAGCAAGTGAACTCCCTTCGATAAAGGCGTTAAGAACATTTATCGCGGTAGCCAATAATATGAGTTTTTCGAAAGCGGCGATAGAACTGTCTGTTACACAAGGTGCTGTAAGTAAACAGATATCTAGTTTGGAGCAACAGTTAGGACAACCTCTTTTTCAGCGCCATATGAACGGTATTGAGTTGTCTAATGCGGGGAAACGTTATCTACCTCTGGTTGCTGAAGCGTTGGAAATAATTCAACATGCTACAGCAAGCTTGATACAAACTGATCAGGTAGAAGAAGTCCTCACTATTAACGTTACGCCATCATTTGCTAGCCTATGGTTAATACCAAAAATCGAATCTTTTAATCAGCAGAATGAAAACATTCGGCTCAGAATAAAAACGGGTGATGGGCTGATTAAAAAGATGGATGCAGATACCGAAATGATGATTCGTTGCTTGCCTATATCGAAGCACTACGAGAATGCCACACTGTTACAAAAAGAAAACTTAGTCCTAGTGGCTTCTCCTAAGCTATTAAGCGATGAAGGTATACATTCGATAGAAGATATGCAACGCCTGACTTTATTACCTCATGTGACACGACCACATTTATGGGAACAGTTTAAAAGACAACAAAACCTCTCTTTTTCTGTTAAATATCATAACGTGGCATTTGAGCATTTCTATATGTCACTAGAAGCAGTTAGAGAATCTGTTGGGGTAGCATTACTTCCTGATTTTATGGTGAGGTCATTAATAGAAAAAGGGCAATTAGTTAATCCGTTTGGTTTTTCTATGCAAACGAGTTACGGATACTATGTGCACGTGCCAAGTTATAAGCTTTCTTCGAGAAAAATATATGCATTCAATCAGTGGCTTAAGGTAAATTTGGGAATTTAG